In a genomic window of Xenopus laevis strain J_2021 chromosome 5S, Xenopus_laevis_v10.1, whole genome shotgun sequence:
- the LOC108704892 gene encoding CCN family member 2: MSAGKVSAVLLFALFCWVSDAQECNGECRCPHKVPVCDPGVSLVQDGCGCCKVCAKQLGELCTERDVCDPHKGLFCDFGSRVNRKIGVCTAREGAPCVFGGTVYRSGESFQSSCKYQCTCIDGGVGCVPLCSMDIRLPSPECPFPQRVKLPGKCCEEWVCDQPQERTLVGPALPAFRMEETYGPDPSLIRANCLVQTTEWSACSKTCGMGISTRVSNDNEHCRLEKQSRLCMVRPCEADLEENIKKWKKCIRTPKISKPVKFEFSGCTSVKIYRAKFCGVCTDGRCCTPHRTITLPVEFRCPDSEVMKKNMMFIKTCACHSNCSGDNDIIEAMYYRKMYGDMA; this comes from the exons ATGTCTGCAGGAAAAGTGTCAGCTGTGCTACTCTTCGCTCTCTTCTGTTGG GTGTCTGATGCCCAGGAGTGTAATGGGGAATGCCGATGCCCACATAAAGTGCCTGTGTGTGATCCTGGAGTCAGCCTGGTGCAGGATGGCTGTGGCTGCTGCAAAGTGTGTGCCAAGCAGCTGGGGGAGCTGTGCACTGAAAGAGATGTGTGCGACCCACACAAAGGGCTCTTCTGTGACTTTGGATCCAGAGTGAACAGGAAGATTGGAGTTTGCACTG cCAGGGAAGGTGCCCCCTGTGTGTTTGGAGGCACTGTGTACCGAAGTGGGGAGTCTTTCCAGAGCAGCTGCAAGTACCAATGTACTTGTATTGATGGGGGTGTGGGATGTGTCCCACTTTGCAGCATGGACATCCGCCTGCCCAGCCCTGAGTGTCCCTTCCCACAAAGAGTTAAACTGCCTGGCAAGTGCTGTGAAGAATGGGTCTGTGACCAACCTCAAGAGAGAACCTTAGTTGGACCTGCTTTGCCTG CTTTCAGAATGGAAGAAACCTATGGCCCTGACCCATCCCTAATCCGTGCCAACTGCCTAGTACAGACTACTGAATGGAGTGCTTGCTCAAAGACCTGTGGCATGGGAATCTCCACCAGGGTCAGTAATGACAATGAGCACTGCAGACTGGAGAAACAGAGCAGACTTTGCATGGTAAGACCCTGTGAGGCGGACCTGGAGGAAAACATTAAG AAATGGAAAAAGTGCATCCGTACACCAAAAATTTCTAAACCAGTGAAGTTTGAATTCTCCGGCTGCACAAGCGTAAAAATCTACAGGGCCAAGTTCTGCGGTGTCTGCACTGATGGTCGTTGTTGCACTCCTCACAGAACCATTACCCTTCCAGTTGAGTTCAGGTGCCCTGACAGTGAAGTCATGAAGAAGAACATGATGTTCATTAAGACATGTGCATGCCATTCTAACTGTTCAGGAGACAATGATATCATTGAAGCTATGTACTATCGGAAGATGTATGGGGACATGGCATAG